A window of the Mesorhizobium sp. L-2-11 genome harbors these coding sequences:
- a CDS encoding DUF982 domain-containing protein, whose amino-acid sequence MDTKRWKSYVRVELGGRDNRINIPSTRAAAECLLRSWPTEWGPRHKQAREACIAVLKGEQPPEFARQAFVEAAREAGILVVGVFPG is encoded by the coding sequence TTGGACACGAAGCGTTGGAAGAGCTATGTCCGTGTGGAACTGGGCGGGCGCGACAATAGGATCAATATCCCTTCCACCCGAGCGGCGGCCGAGTGTCTTCTGCGCAGCTGGCCGACGGAGTGGGGGCCGCGCCACAAGCAGGCCCGCGAAGCCTGCATCGCGGTCCTGAAGGGCGAGCAGCCGCCCGAATTTGCGCGGCAGGCTTTCGTCGAGGCCGCCCGCGAGGCCGGAATACTGGTCGTGGGCGTTTTTCCCGGCTGA
- a CDS encoding ABC transporter ATP-binding protein has protein sequence MDATSGAAKRGKSFVHVAEASWGKGLSTLLRIVRMTLRHPWQVAITIVSTFIAATLQLFIPRLLGRAIDQAQGVLTAGAGPAAEHALWNTALTLLVVSILRGLFTMAQNYYGEAVGHRTGYELRLAFYEKIQRLSFSFHDRVHTGDLITLGLLDLDGVRMFFSTGILRVVLLGVLIGVGAYLLISTDLVLGLLSLSFVPFVAWRSSVTQLALRSTWLTLQERLSVLSRVMDENLGGIRVVRAFAAQRHELEKFDRAKQDALDLANQRVGIRVSNTSAMNFSFLAAMGLVLWFGGQKVIAGQISVGTLAQFLTFMTILQMPVRQLGLMVNSFARASTCGTRLFELLDTELDIEDAPDARDLVVTDGVLRFDNVGFRYAGAGRPTLSGISFEARSGQTIGIVGPPGSGKSTIAHLIPRFYDVTSGAITIDGQDISKVTLQSLRKAVGVVQQDAFLFTTSIENNIAYGNPWARETRIGQAAEYAQLHNYIIGLPAGYTTVVGERGASLSGGQRQRLTIARSLMLRPSVLVFDDSTAAIDAGTEQRIRAAMKRFAKDRVTLIISHRLSSLMHADQILFVEGGRIVERGTHEELLALGGRYRALYDLQLRSDDDRPVVTGAA, from the coding sequence ATGGATGCAACCAGCGGCGCGGCGAAGCGCGGCAAATCGTTTGTCCATGTGGCGGAAGCCTCCTGGGGCAAAGGCCTCAGCACCCTGCTGCGTATCGTGCGAATGACGCTGCGCCATCCCTGGCAAGTCGCCATCACCATCGTTTCGACCTTCATTGCCGCGACACTGCAGCTTTTCATTCCACGCTTGCTGGGACGCGCCATCGACCAGGCGCAGGGCGTCTTGACTGCTGGTGCTGGTCCTGCGGCAGAGCACGCGCTGTGGAACACGGCGCTCACGCTGCTCGTCGTCAGTATCCTGCGCGGCCTCTTCACTATGGCGCAGAATTACTATGGCGAGGCCGTCGGCCACCGGACCGGCTATGAACTGCGGCTGGCTTTCTATGAGAAGATCCAGCGCCTGAGCTTCTCCTTCCATGACCGGGTCCATACCGGCGATCTCATCACGCTCGGCCTGCTCGATCTCGACGGCGTGCGCATGTTCTTCTCCACCGGCATCCTGCGCGTCGTGCTGCTCGGCGTGCTGATCGGCGTCGGCGCTTATCTGCTGATCAGCACCGATCTCGTGCTCGGGCTGCTCAGCCTGAGCTTTGTGCCGTTCGTCGCTTGGCGGTCCTCGGTCACGCAGCTGGCGCTGCGCAGCACCTGGCTGACGTTGCAAGAGCGGCTGTCGGTGCTGAGCCGGGTGATGGATGAGAACCTCGGTGGCATCCGTGTCGTGCGTGCTTTTGCGGCGCAGCGGCATGAGCTGGAAAAGTTCGACCGCGCCAAGCAGGATGCGCTGGACCTCGCCAACCAGCGCGTCGGCATCCGCGTCAGCAATACCAGCGCCATGAACTTCTCGTTCCTCGCCGCCATGGGCTTGGTGCTCTGGTTCGGCGGCCAGAAGGTGATTGCGGGCCAGATCAGCGTCGGCACGCTGGCCCAGTTCCTCACCTTCATGACCATCTTGCAGATGCCAGTGCGCCAGCTCGGCCTGATGGTCAATTCATTCGCCCGCGCTTCGACCTGCGGCACGCGTCTGTTCGAACTGCTGGACACCGAACTCGATATCGAGGACGCGCCCGACGCCAGGGATCTTGTCGTCACTGACGGTGTGCTGCGCTTCGACAATGTCGGCTTCCGCTACGCGGGCGCTGGCCGCCCGACGCTATCCGGGATCTCCTTCGAGGCAAGATCCGGGCAAACCATCGGCATTGTCGGTCCGCCCGGCAGCGGCAAGTCGACCATCGCGCACCTGATCCCGCGCTTCTACGATGTGACGTCAGGTGCCATCACCATCGATGGCCAGGACATCAGCAAGGTCACGCTGCAATCGCTGCGCAAGGCGGTCGGCGTGGTGCAGCAGGACGCATTCCTGTTCACCACCTCGATCGAGAACAACATCGCCTACGGCAATCCATGGGCGCGCGAGACCCGCATCGGGCAAGCCGCCGAGTATGCCCAATTGCACAACTACATCATCGGGCTTCCCGCCGGCTACACCACAGTCGTTGGCGAACGCGGCGCGTCGCTTTCCGGCGGCCAGCGCCAGCGCCTGACCATCGCCCGCAGCCTGATGCTGCGGCCATCGGTGCTGGTCTTCGACGATTCAACTGCTGCCATCGACGCCGGCACCGAGCAGCGGATCCGGGCAGCGATGAAACGCTTCGCCAAGGACCGCGTGACGCTCATCATCTCGCACCGGCTGAGTTCACTGATGCATGCCGACCAGATCCTGTTCGTGGAGGGCGGCCGGATCGTCGAGCGCGGCACGCATGAGGAACTGCTGGCGCTCGGCGGACGCTACCGCGCCCTATACGACCTGCAGCTGCGGTCGGACGATGACCGACCCGTTGTAACGGGAGCCGCGTGA
- a CDS encoding ABC transporter ATP-binding protein — protein MSTNSGDEKEDTSGRPKKAVVGSHRDEEEVFGKAYDPRIVRRIWSFVKPYRGRIFISVAAVLVFTLTQLAIPLVIRYAIDHGMAAGRLDRWVMIWAMGAFATIILINYGASYVQESVVGKVAENVLSDLRRAMFSHLQRVSLGFMDKTEVGRLMSRLQGDVNSMQEFLETSVMSVGDIVLLFGIVSVLLWLDFRLGLLTLSTMPVLFIVRVFWLPRAKVAFMAAHETNSIANGALAEGIHGVRTVQSLERQHVNFDLYDEKVLANLNAHLRSARYAQVMVPIVDTLTGFAMATVIVVGGSMVLSHSLDVGVMVAFLFYIQRFFDPIRSLTMQYSVMQRAMASGQRISEVLDVPVDVSDKDNAVKLSRDMDGSVEFRNVTFGYRQNLPVLKNVSFRVNPGETVALVGPTGSGKSSSMALVHRFYDVWSGQVLVGGHDVRDLTQDSLGEQVAMVLQEPFLFSGTVLENIRYHKTGASREEVVRAALAVGAHDFIENLPDGYDTELEQRGGNLSLGQRQLISFARALVADAKILVLDEATASIDSYTEMLIQKALIKLLDGRTGLVIAHRLATIRGADRIIVLQNGEIVESGNHEQLMERKGLYARLYNMNYASFDDVSEEEMGMESAVGKAT, from the coding sequence ATGTCGACAAATAGCGGCGACGAGAAGGAAGACACCAGCGGGCGGCCGAAAAAGGCGGTCGTCGGCTCGCACCGGGACGAGGAAGAAGTCTTCGGCAAGGCCTATGATCCGCGCATCGTGCGGCGCATCTGGAGTTTCGTGAAACCGTATCGGGGCCGGATTTTTATCTCGGTCGCCGCGGTCCTGGTGTTCACGCTGACGCAGCTGGCGATCCCGCTGGTCATCCGCTACGCCATCGACCACGGCATGGCGGCGGGCAGGCTCGACCGGTGGGTGATGATCTGGGCTATGGGCGCCTTCGCGACGATCATCCTCATCAACTACGGCGCCAGCTATGTGCAGGAGAGCGTCGTCGGCAAGGTGGCCGAAAATGTGCTCTCCGACCTGCGCCGCGCCATGTTCAGCCACCTGCAGCGGGTCTCGCTGGGCTTCATGGACAAGACCGAGGTCGGCCGGCTGATGTCGCGCCTGCAGGGCGACGTGAATTCAATGCAGGAATTCCTTGAAACGTCGGTGATGTCGGTGGGCGACATCGTGCTGTTGTTCGGCATCGTCAGCGTCCTGCTCTGGCTCGATTTCCGGCTCGGTCTGCTGACGCTGTCGACCATGCCGGTGCTGTTCATCGTGCGCGTGTTCTGGCTGCCGCGCGCCAAGGTCGCCTTCATGGCGGCGCATGAAACCAACTCGATCGCCAACGGTGCGCTGGCTGAAGGCATCCATGGCGTGCGCACGGTACAGAGCCTGGAACGCCAGCATGTCAATTTCGATCTTTATGACGAGAAGGTGCTGGCCAATCTCAATGCCCATCTGAGGTCGGCCAGGTATGCGCAGGTGATGGTGCCGATCGTCGACACGCTGACCGGGTTCGCCATGGCGACAGTCATCGTCGTGGGCGGCTCGATGGTGTTGTCGCACAGCCTCGACGTCGGCGTCATGGTGGCGTTCCTGTTCTACATCCAGCGCTTCTTCGACCCGATCCGCTCGCTCACCATGCAGTACAGCGTGATGCAGCGCGCCATGGCTTCGGGCCAGCGCATCTCCGAAGTGCTCGACGTGCCGGTGGACGTCAGCGACAAGGACAATGCTGTTAAGCTGTCGCGCGACATGGACGGCTCGGTCGAGTTCAGGAACGTCACCTTCGGCTACCGGCAGAACCTGCCGGTGCTGAAGAACGTCTCCTTCCGCGTCAATCCGGGCGAGACCGTAGCACTTGTCGGCCCGACCGGATCGGGCAAGTCCAGTTCGATGGCGCTGGTGCACCGCTTCTACGATGTCTGGTCGGGTCAGGTCCTGGTCGGCGGGCACGATGTGCGCGACCTGACACAGGATTCGCTCGGAGAGCAGGTGGCAATGGTGCTGCAGGAGCCGTTCCTGTTCTCAGGAACGGTGCTGGAGAACATCCGCTATCATAAAACCGGCGCCAGCCGCGAGGAGGTGGTCCGCGCCGCACTGGCCGTCGGCGCGCACGACTTCATCGAGAACTTGCCCGATGGCTACGACACCGAACTCGAGCAGCGTGGCGGTAATCTCTCGCTCGGCCAGCGCCAGCTGATCAGTTTCGCGCGGGCGCTGGTCGCCGACGCCAAGATTCTTGTGCTCGACGAAGCCACGGCCAGCATCGATTCCTATACCGAGATGCTGATCCAGAAGGCGCTGATAAAACTGCTGGATGGCCGGACAGGGCTGGTTATTGCCCACCGGCTGGCCACGATCCGCGGCGCCGACCGCATCATCGTCCTGCAGAACGGCGAGATCGTCGAAAGCGGCAACCACGAACAGCTGATGGAAAGAAAGGGTCTCTACGCGCGCCTCTACAATATGAACTACGCGTCGTTCGACGATGTTTCCGAGGAAGAGATGGGGATGGAATCAGCGGTCGGCAAAGCGACGTGA
- a CDS encoding ABC transporter ATP-binding protein codes for MGIQQTASRGEVSIRDLSKSFAINGRSLNVLKGLSLDVRPGECLVIVGASGSGKTTLLRVLAGLEQADGGRVLIDGAPVSGVGAERAVIFQEPRLLPWLTVLGNVVFGLEVRGAPKAEAEERARGCIRLVGLGDFADAYPRQLSGGMAQRVGIARALTVQPEILLLDEPLGALDAMTKITMQEELARIWREENVTMIMVTHDLEEAVYLGDRVLILPREKGAAARLIDIELPRPRDRSEARFVRHREALLREFGLH; via the coding sequence ATGGGCATCCAGCAAACCGCAAGCCGAGGCGAGGTTTCGATCCGGGACCTCTCCAAATCCTTCGCCATAAACGGCCGCTCGCTCAATGTGCTGAAGGGCCTCAGCCTCGACGTGCGCCCCGGCGAATGCCTGGTCATCGTCGGCGCCAGCGGCTCGGGCAAGACCACGCTGCTGCGCGTGCTGGCCGGCCTGGAACAGGCCGACGGCGGCCGCGTGCTGATCGATGGCGCGCCGGTCAGCGGCGTCGGCGCCGAGCGCGCGGTTATCTTCCAGGAGCCTCGCCTGCTGCCCTGGCTCACCGTGCTCGGCAACGTCGTCTTCGGCCTGGAGGTGCGCGGCGCGCCCAAGGCGGAGGCCGAGGAGCGGGCGCGCGGCTGCATCCGCCTGGTGGGCCTCGGCGACTTCGCCGACGCCTATCCGCGCCAGCTCTCCGGCGGCATGGCGCAGCGTGTCGGCATCGCCCGCGCACTGACTGTCCAGCCCGAGATCCTGTTGCTCGACGAGCCGCTCGGCGCGCTCGATGCCATGACCAAGATCACCATGCAGGAGGAACTCGCCCGCATCTGGCGCGAGGAGAACGTCACCATGATCATGGTCACCCACGACCTCGAGGAGGCCGTCTACCTCGGAGACCGAGTGCTCATCCTGCCCAGGGAGAAGGGTGCCGCCGCGCGGCTGATCGACATCGAGCTGCCGCGCCCGCGCGACCGCAGCGAAGCCCGGTTCGTGCGCCACCGCGAGGCGCTGCTGCGCGAGTTCGGCCTGCATTGA
- a CDS encoding ABC transporter substrate-binding protein, which translates to MTFSFRFPKIGAVVAAGLLASTFGVTLPASAADPVKLRYLASQGGISPHELAQELGYFKDLGIELENVGYAQGGPASLFALAGGSVDIGGAATAAVLNSIAGGNDFVAAYPSNGIDDRVQSSFYVLKDSPIKSIKDIVGKSISVNTLGAHLDYTVREALHQNDLPENAANLIVVPGPQLEQTLRSHQVDIAGVGYWQSTFEGPLKANGGVRVIFDDTDVLGEIAGGFTVLRRDFVEAHPEAARNFVEQSVRAADWSREHPEEARALLAKIFTERGENADLAKHWRGFGLRAGAQAVPRDLEFWIGVLEREGSLPEGKLKVADILFDPNAAAKSN; encoded by the coding sequence ATGACATTCTCGTTCCGCTTCCCGAAAATCGGTGCCGTCGTCGCCGCCGGCCTGCTCGCCTCGACCTTCGGCGTCACCTTGCCGGCGAGCGCGGCCGATCCGGTCAAGCTGCGCTACCTCGCGAGTCAGGGCGGCATCTCCCCGCACGAGCTCGCCCAAGAGCTCGGCTACTTCAAGGACCTCGGCATCGAGCTTGAAAACGTCGGCTACGCCCAGGGCGGACCGGCCTCGCTCTTCGCGTTAGCCGGCGGCAGCGTCGACATCGGCGGCGCCGCCACGGCGGCTGTGCTCAACTCCATCGCCGGCGGCAACGACTTCGTCGCCGCCTACCCGTCGAACGGCATTGACGATCGGGTCCAGAGCTCCTTCTATGTGCTGAAGGACAGCCCGATCAAATCGATCAAGGACATTGTCGGCAAATCGATTTCGGTCAATACGCTCGGCGCTCATCTCGACTACACCGTGCGCGAGGCGCTGCACCAGAACGACTTGCCGGAGAATGCGGCCAACCTGATCGTCGTGCCCGGCCCGCAGCTCGAGCAGACGCTGCGCTCCCATCAGGTCGACATCGCCGGCGTCGGCTACTGGCAGTCCACCTTCGAGGGCCCGTTGAAGGCCAATGGTGGCGTGCGCGTCATCTTCGACGACACCGACGTGCTGGGCGAGATCGCCGGCGGCTTCACCGTGCTGCGCCGCGACTTCGTCGAGGCGCATCCGGAGGCCGCGCGCAACTTCGTTGAGCAGTCGGTCCGCGCTGCCGACTGGTCGCGCGAGCATCCGGAGGAAGCTCGCGCCCTGCTGGCGAAGATCTTCACCGAGCGCGGAGAGAACGCGGATCTGGCGAAGCACTGGCGCGGCTTCGGCCTGCGCGCAGGCGCGCAAGCCGTGCCGCGCGATCTCGAATTCTGGATTGGTGTCCTGGAGCGCGAGGGCAGCCTGCCCGAAGGCAAGCTCAAGGTCGCCGACATCCTGTTCGATCCCAACGCCGCCGCCAAGTCGAACTGA
- a CDS encoding ABC transporter permease yields MSLQQIERPFLLGRDPEEPGFAAGLARSAPAAAGAFLSRYGVLLGFLALWQIASSAGWINAAVFPPLNTIVAALWDGLAGGALLDDIAISLQRSGTAFVAAVLVAIPLGLFMGQVRAVERALDPILQVFRQTSALALYPVFILLLGLGEASKIFVIFWATLFPLLLNTIGGVKEVDKRLIEMARVYGASRLTVFRRVVLPGSVPSIFVGLRLSATTALLLLIASEMIGANKGVGFQVMNAQYNFQIPLMFAAILLLAALGLIANYALVLLQRRLCRWSEAIG; encoded by the coding sequence ATGAGTTTGCAGCAGATTGAGCGGCCGTTCCTCCTCGGCCGCGACCCCGAAGAACCCGGCTTTGCCGCCGGCCTCGCGCGCAGCGCTCCCGCCGCCGCCGGCGCCTTCCTCTCGCGCTACGGCGTGCTGCTTGGCTTCCTGGCCTTGTGGCAGATCGCCAGCAGCGCCGGCTGGATCAACGCGGCGGTATTCCCGCCGCTGAACACCATTGTCGCCGCGCTTTGGGACGGTCTCGCCGGCGGCGCGCTGCTCGATGACATTGCCATCAGCCTGCAGCGCTCCGGCACGGCCTTTGTCGCGGCGGTGCTGGTCGCCATCCCGCTCGGCCTGTTCATGGGCCAGGTCCGGGCCGTCGAGCGCGCGCTCGACCCGATCCTGCAGGTCTTCCGCCAGACATCGGCGCTGGCGCTCTATCCAGTGTTCATCCTGCTGCTCGGCCTCGGCGAGGCGTCGAAGATTTTCGTGATTTTCTGGGCGACGCTGTTCCCGCTGCTGCTCAACACGATCGGCGGCGTTAAGGAGGTGGACAAAAGACTCATCGAGATGGCGCGGGTTTACGGCGCGTCCAGGCTCACCGTCTTCCGCCGCGTCGTGCTGCCGGGTTCGGTGCCCTCCATCTTCGTGGGGCTCCGGCTCTCCGCCACGACGGCGCTCCTGCTCCTCATCGCCTCCGAGATGATCGGCGCCAACAAGGGCGTAGGCTTCCAGGTCATGAACGCACAGTACAACTTCCAGATCCCGCTGATGTTCGCGGCGATCCTGCTGCTCGCAGCGCTCGGCCTGATCGCCAACTACGCGCTGGTCTTGCTGCAACGGCGGCTCTGCCGCTGGAGCGAGGCGATCGGCTGA
- a CDS encoding LLM class flavin-dependent oxidoreductase has protein sequence MTSHRKSKQIKLGAFLPGGGQHIAAWRHPEAPADGATNFEFHKQLAQTAERGLFDAYFLADNLSVGLGGREGGNAKIAGFEPVTLFAALAPLTSHIGFIATASTTYEEPYTLARKFASLDLLTGGRAGWNVVTSAGDDTARNFNRDTQPDHADRYARAHEHVEVVKALWDSWEDDAFIRDKASGRFYDTGKVHDIDHRGKHFSVKGPLNVPRPPQGHPVVVQAGQSEDGRGLAAASAEVIFTAHQNLASAQEFYRDIKKRVRAAGRNPDHVLIMPGVAPFVGRTEDEAREKYRQLTDLILPDDGVALLNGLAGQTLDIRGYPLDGPLPPSRETEGMKSRQALIRQIADEHNFTIRQLYQWIATARGHYTVIGSAVQVADQLEEWFRNEAADGFNILPPWLPGALDDFVELVIPELQKRGLFRTAYEGRTLRENLGLPRPENPWTAARALAPAAE, from the coding sequence ATGACCAGCCATCGCAAGTCGAAACAGATCAAGCTCGGCGCCTTCCTCCCGGGCGGCGGCCAGCACATCGCCGCCTGGCGCCATCCGGAGGCGCCGGCTGACGGCGCCACCAACTTCGAGTTCCACAAACAACTCGCCCAGACCGCCGAGCGCGGCCTGTTCGATGCCTACTTCCTCGCCGACAACCTGTCGGTCGGCCTCGGCGGCCGCGAGGGCGGCAACGCCAAGATCGCCGGCTTCGAGCCGGTCACCTTGTTTGCCGCGCTCGCCCCGCTGACCAGCCACATCGGCTTCATCGCAACCGCCTCGACCACCTACGAGGAGCCCTACACGCTTGCCCGCAAATTCGCCTCGCTGGACCTGCTGACCGGGGGCCGCGCCGGCTGGAACGTGGTCACCTCGGCCGGCGACGACACGGCGAGGAACTTCAACCGCGACACCCAGCCCGACCACGCCGACCGCTACGCCCGCGCCCACGAGCATGTCGAGGTGGTCAAGGCGCTGTGGGACAGCTGGGAGGACGACGCCTTCATTCGCGACAAGGCGAGCGGGCGGTTCTACGACACCGGCAAGGTCCACGACATCGACCATCGCGGCAAGCATTTCAGCGTCAAGGGCCCGCTCAACGTGCCGCGTCCACCGCAGGGCCATCCGGTCGTGGTTCAGGCCGGCCAGTCCGAGGACGGACGCGGGCTGGCGGCCGCCTCGGCGGAAGTCATCTTCACCGCGCACCAGAACCTCGCCTCGGCGCAGGAATTCTACCGCGACATCAAGAAGCGGGTCCGGGCGGCCGGGCGCAATCCCGACCATGTGCTGATCATGCCCGGCGTCGCGCCCTTCGTCGGCCGCACCGAGGACGAGGCGCGCGAAAAATACCGACAGCTCACCGACCTGATCCTGCCCGATGACGGCGTCGCGCTGCTCAACGGCCTTGCCGGCCAGACGCTCGACATCCGAGGCTATCCGCTTGACGGGCCGCTGCCGCCGAGCCGCGAGACCGAGGGCATGAAAAGCCGCCAGGCGCTGATCCGCCAAATCGCCGACGAGCATAACTTCACCATTCGCCAGCTCTATCAGTGGATCGCTACAGCGCGCGGCCACTACACGGTGATCGGCAGCGCGGTGCAGGTCGCCGACCAGCTCGAGGAATGGTTCCGCAACGAGGCCGCCGACGGCTTCAACATCCTGCCGCCTTGGTTGCCCGGCGCGCTCGACGATTTCGTCGAGCTGGTCATCCCCGAATTGCAAAAGCGCGGCCTGTTCCGCACTGCCTATGAGGGCCGCACGCTGCGCGAAAACCTCGGCCTGCCGCGCCCCGAAAATCCCTGGACCGCCGCCCGCGCGCTTGCGCCGGCCGCCGAATGA
- the msuE gene encoding FMN reductase — MSAKLVLGISGNITRPSKTRTFVEHIAGQVASRIGAASATFDIQDLGPSLGQARRLGELDPAARNLLDRLGDADVLVVGSPTYKGSYTGLFKHFFDLLDPSALRGKPVILAATGGGERHSLIVEHQLRPLFGFFEALTMPTAIYASDRDFSDGVLVSEAIRARAQQAVAEACRAIGGTESVSLAA; from the coding sequence ATGTCAGCAAAGCTCGTTTTGGGAATATCGGGCAACATAACTCGCCCCTCAAAAACCCGGACCTTCGTGGAACACATAGCCGGGCAGGTCGCGTCACGCATAGGCGCGGCCTCGGCCACATTCGACATCCAGGATCTTGGCCCCTCGCTCGGCCAGGCCCGGCGGCTGGGCGAACTCGATCCGGCCGCCCGAAACCTCCTTGATCGGCTCGGCGATGCCGATGTCCTTGTGGTTGGCTCGCCCACCTACAAGGGCAGCTACACCGGCCTGTTCAAGCACTTCTTCGACCTGCTCGACCCGTCTGCGTTGCGGGGCAAACCGGTGATCCTCGCCGCCACCGGCGGCGGCGAGCGCCATTCGCTCATCGTCGAGCACCAGCTTCGCCCGCTGTTCGGCTTCTTCGAGGCGCTGACAATGCCGACCGCCATCTACGCCTCCGACCGCGATTTTTCGGACGGCGTGCTTGTCTCGGAGGCGATCCGCGCCCGGGCGCAGCAGGCTGTCGCCGAGGCGTGTCGGGCCATCGGCGGAACTGAAAGCGTCAGCCTGGCCGCCTAG
- a CDS encoding type II toxin-antitoxin system TacA family antitoxin produces the protein MTTSAERKEHPISMRLPEADVAMIDRAAGLRGRSRTDFVREAAVRAAEDVLMENRLIRMSPEGFADFMAVLSGPATPVPEIVELAKRPAPWEPGYVAKS, from the coding sequence ATGACCACCAGCGCTGAACGCAAGGAACACCCGATCTCGATGCGCCTCCCCGAGGCCGACGTCGCAATGATCGATCGCGCCGCCGGCCTGCGCGGCCGATCACGCACGGACTTCGTGCGCGAGGCTGCCGTTCGCGCCGCCGAGGACGTATTGATGGAAAACCGGCTCATTCGCATGAGCCCAGAGGGCTTCGCCGACTTCATGGCGGTCCTGTCCGGACCTGCGACCCCGGTGCCCGAGATCGTTGAACTGGCAAAGCGTCCGGCGCCGTGGGAACCCGGCTACGTCGCAAAAAGCTGA
- a CDS encoding GNAT family N-acetyltransferase produces MALSPPEPLTAAHDVSEFTCGKPTLDHWLMTRALSNQEKGFTAVLVVHEAGRVVGYYGLAPTAVVPGVLPRSIRTGQPPDPVPCLLLGQLATDIGWAGRGIGTGLLKHALERCVTAAALVGGRALMVNAVDDEAAEFWRRRGFLPSKDDPLVLFRSMAAIIASIAAGKG; encoded by the coding sequence TTGGCCCTCTCGCCTCCCGAACCGCTCACCGCGGCTCACGACGTTTCCGAGTTCACCTGCGGAAAACCGACTCTCGACCATTGGCTCATGACCCGTGCGCTCTCCAACCAGGAGAAGGGCTTCACCGCCGTCCTGGTCGTGCATGAGGCGGGACGTGTGGTCGGCTACTATGGCCTCGCGCCGACCGCAGTCGTTCCGGGCGTCCTGCCGCGCTCCATCCGCACCGGCCAACCGCCCGATCCAGTGCCCTGCCTTCTGCTCGGGCAACTTGCGACCGACATCGGCTGGGCAGGGCGCGGGATCGGCACAGGCCTGCTCAAGCACGCTCTTGAGCGCTGCGTGACCGCGGCTGCGCTCGTCGGCGGTCGCGCGCTGATGGTCAACGCCGTCGACGACGAGGCTGCAGAATTCTGGCGGCGGCGCGGATTCCTTCCATCGAAGGACGACCCCCTGGTCCTGTTCCGCTCAATGGCAGCGATCATCGCCTCAATCGCCGCAGGAAAGGGATGA